The Dehalococcoidia bacterium genome includes the window GTGCAGCCGGCGTCACCCAGGAGTGTGTCAGGCAGCGGCCTCAACGCATCCTGATGGTCAGCAACCGTGCCCCCATCGTGCACGAGCGCGACACTGCCGGCGCCCTTGTCCGGCGGGCAACGGACGGCGGCGTGGCTACTGCCCTCTCTGCTGTGGCCGAGGCCGTAGACGTCGACTGGCTCGCCTGCGCGGGCAGCGAGGAAGACGCCGCCCTCGCACTCCGCGGCCAGCGGGTAAAGCTCGGGAATGCCAGCCGCCTCTCATACGTGGCGCCGCCGGCGCAGGCCTATGAGCTCTTCTACAACGCCTTCTGCAATCCTCTGCTCTGGTTTCTCCAGCACGGGATCTGGGACCAGTTGCAGGGCAAGAACACGGGCCTGAAGGCCCTGCACGCCTGGCAGCTCGGCTATCTGCCCGTCAACCAGCTTGTCGCGGAGCGCGTCGCTGAAGCCCTGCGCCGCCGCGTAGACAGGGTCATGTTCCACGACTACCACTTCTACGTCGCGCCGCTCTTCGTGCGGAACCTTCAGCCCAGGGCGTTCCTTCAGCACTTCGTGCACGTCCCCTGGCCCGACCCGGCGGAGTGGATGCGGCTGCCGCGCAAGATCCCGGACTCGATTTGCCGCGGCCTCCTCGCCAACGACCGCGTGGTCTTTCAGACCCCCGAGAACGTCGAGAACTTCCTCGCGACCTGCGACGAGCTCCTTCCAGACTTCCGCGTCGACTTCCGCAGGGGGGTGGTGAAGGGCAAGGAACGTGAAACGCGCGTCTGGGCGAACCCGATATCCGTCGACGCCGTGGACCTGCACCGGCGCCTCTTCTCGCCAGCGGCGCAGTGCGCTGCCGCGGCGCTCCTGCCCGAACTCGGGCCAAAGACGATCGTCCGTGTAGACCGCCTGGACCCGGCGAAGAACATCGTCGCCGGGTTCGAGGCGTTTGGCCACTTGCTCCAACGCCATCCCGAGTACCGCGGCCGCGTGCGCTTTCTTGCTTTCCTTCAGCCTTCGCGGGCCTCAATTCCGGAATACGCGGGCTACACCGCCCGGGTGGTCGCCGAAGCGGAAGAAGTCAACGCTACATTCGGCACGCCTTCATGGCAGCCGGTCAGGCTGTTCATCGGGCAGGACCGCCTGCGCGCCCTCACCGCCTTGCGCTTCTACGATGTCCTGCTGGTCAACTCGCTCGCCGACGGCATGAACCTCGTGTCAAAGGAGGGCGCGGTGCTGAACGAACGCGACGGAGTGCTGGTGCTATCTCGCAGCGCCGGCTCCTACCGTGATCTAGCGCCGGGCGCGCTGGGGGTCGAACCAGGGGACGTCGCGGGGACTGCGGCAGCCCTAAACGAGGCCCTCGGCATGGACGCCGACGAACGGCGGCGGAGAGCGGATGCCCTGCGGGGCGTTGTCCTCGACCACCAGCTGAGCGGCTGGCTCAAGCGACAACTAGAAGACCTCGGCGTGCAGGACGAAGGTCAGGAGGACTCTCTGGCGCTTCACGGCACGCCGCGCCGCTTTACTCTCGCGGGCTAGATGGGGCCTATTCCCGCCGCGGCGAGGGTTCGCGCCAGTACTCCGGCAGCCCGTAGTGGGCGTGCAACCTCTCCTCGTACTCCCTGTCCAGACGCAGGTCCGGGGTGTACACGGGCGCGGCCTCGATCTTGGCCCGCGGCAGGTCCACGTGGACCTTACGGTCCGCCCAGCTTACGTACTCGATCCAGGGGACGCCGACCAGGTATTTCTGACCGCTCTGGAGGAACCCACCGCTATCGAGCACCAGGTAGCGGATCAGCCACGCCTCGTCATCGATAAGGAAGTCATCGACGCTTCCGAAGCTGTCGTCCGTTGCGCCGATCTTGTAACCGGCCACTTCTCGGGCGCTGTGAAGGTTCGGGTCGCCCTGAGAGGCCACATCCGCTGGCGTACCCGGCAGCGCCTCCGGCTCCGCCTTGCCCTCGAGGTACGCTTCAGGGGCGACGCCGACATAAGCTCCTGTGCCGATCAGGCCTCCGCCACCCCAGTAGTAGGGCCAGCGGTAGTAGTCGTGGTAGGCGATCTCGGCCTGACGGGACACGGGCCTGTCGGTGTCGATATCCGGGCTGTCCTTCACCTGCTGCTTCGTCAGCTGCACGTCAAGGGTTCGGCATTCCCAATCCAGGCCGCGCACGGCCACCGGGGCGATGAGGACCTTGCGTCCCAGGAGCCATGGTCCCGTGTCGATCACGAAGTAGCGCACCGTCCACTGCTCCGCGTCGAAGAACACATCGCGGACCTTGCCGATCTCGCCGTCTGTTGCCTGAATGGCTATGCCCTGCGTGTCCTTGAAGCTGCGCAGCATGGGCCACCTCCCTGCGGGTTCTCGACTCGACTATCGAGCACGCCGCGTAACAGGCGCCGGAAGGGAGGCCGCGGCGCCGTTTCAGCGCCGTCTAATGGCTAATGGCTAAAGGAGCGGCGCCACCTTCATACCGGGGAGG containing:
- a CDS encoding trehalose-6-phosphate synthase translates to MKGVSIGAAGVTQECVRQRPQRILMVSNRAPIVHERDTAGALVRRATDGGVATALSAVAEAVDVDWLACAGSEEDAALALRGQRVKLGNASRLSYVAPPAQAYELFYNAFCNPLLWFLQHGIWDQLQGKNTGLKALHAWQLGYLPVNQLVAERVAEALRRRVDRVMFHDYHFYVAPLFVRNLQPRAFLQHFVHVPWPDPAEWMRLPRKIPDSICRGLLANDRVVFQTPENVENFLATCDELLPDFRVDFRRGVVKGKERETRVWANPISVDAVDLHRRLFSPAAQCAAAALLPELGPKTIVRVDRLDPAKNIVAGFEAFGHLLQRHPEYRGRVRFLAFLQPSRASIPEYAGYTARVVAEAEEVNATFGTPSWQPVRLFIGQDRLRALTALRFYDVLLVNSLADGMNLVSKEGAVLNERDGVLVLSRSAGSYRDLAPGALGVEPGDVAGTAAALNEALGMDADERRRRADALRGVVLDHQLSGWLKRQLEDLGVQDEGQEDSLALHGTPRRFTLAG
- a CDS encoding PRC-barrel domain-containing protein, whose translation is MLRSFKDTQGIAIQATDGEIGKVRDVFFDAEQWTVRYFVIDTGPWLLGRKVLIAPVAVRGLDWECRTLDVQLTKQQVKDSPDIDTDRPVSRQAEIAYHDYYRWPYYWGGGGLIGTGAYVGVAPEAYLEGKAEPEALPGTPADVASQGDPNLHSAREVAGYKIGATDDSFGSVDDFLIDDEAWLIRYLVLDSGGFLQSGQKYLVGVPWIEYVSWADRKVHVDLPRAKIEAAPVYTPDLRLDREYEERLHAHYGLPEYWREPSPRRE